In the genome of Pseudoglutamicibacter cumminsii, one region contains:
- a CDS encoding class I SAM-dependent methyltransferase, translated as MSVSKHSSWSYTEALPLEDAVLTSARSRGQELGVEPVTPTVGQLITVLTANAHVEAAVEVGTGVGVSSLSILRGMAPDGVLTTIDKDYDHLDAARYAFKDEKLPSRQVRTINGRSQEVLPRLADASYNLVLLDGDPNRVAKESVEALRLLAPGGLLIVNDALDSDRVPAPAVRKPSTIAARKAQRWLRDHEDVFSVTIPSGTGVMLAVKKR; from the coding sequence GTGTCAGTTTCAAAGCACAGCAGCTGGTCTTACACAGAGGCCCTCCCCCTCGAGGATGCTGTGCTGACTTCCGCGCGTAGCCGTGGACAAGAGCTCGGCGTCGAGCCGGTCACCCCGACCGTTGGGCAACTGATCACCGTGCTCACCGCGAACGCGCACGTCGAAGCCGCGGTCGAGGTCGGCACGGGTGTGGGTGTGAGCTCGCTGTCGATTCTGCGTGGTATGGCGCCTGATGGGGTCCTCACCACGATCGACAAAGACTACGATCACTTGGACGCCGCACGCTACGCCTTCAAGGACGAGAAACTCCCGAGCCGCCAGGTCCGGACCATCAACGGCCGCAGCCAGGAAGTCCTCCCTCGGCTCGCGGACGCGTCCTATAACTTGGTTTTGCTCGATGGCGACCCGAACCGGGTAGCGAAAGAATCAGTTGAAGCGCTACGGCTTCTGGCTCCAGGCGGACTCTTGATCGTCAACGACGCGCTCGATTCAGACCGCGTCCCTGCTCCCGCTGTACGCAAGCCGTCGACGATCGCGGCACGTAAAGCGCAACGCTGGCTTCGTGACCACGAGGACGTGTTCTCCGTAACGATCCCGTCCGGGACCGGCGTCATGTTGGCCGTCAAGAAACGCTAA
- a CDS encoding DivIVA domain-containing protein — translation MPLLVVFIAVIAAAAIAVAVYPRSNGRVTPLDDTPPMVGLPEPDPVLPPVVLPENPRGGDVDALRLPVAFRGYRCDVTDEVLDALAMRIEALEAENAQLRSGASRTASSK, via the coding sequence ATGCCTTTGTTAGTGGTGTTTATTGCGGTGATTGCCGCTGCCGCGATCGCTGTGGCTGTGTATCCGCGGTCAAATGGGCGCGTTACTCCGCTAGATGACACGCCGCCGATGGTGGGGTTGCCGGAACCAGATCCGGTGCTGCCGCCAGTTGTGTTGCCGGAGAATCCGCGTGGCGGCGACGTTGATGCGTTGCGTCTGCCTGTTGCCTTCCGAGGGTATCGATGCGATGTCACGGATGAAGTGCTCGACGCGTTGGCCATGCGGATCGAGGCGTTAGAAGCCGAGAATGCGCAGTTGCGTTCCGGGGCCTCTCGAACAGCATCAAGCAAGTAA
- a CDS encoding DUF3117 domain-containing protein → MAAMKPRTGDGPLEVVKEGRSLIMRVPIEGGGRLVLEINDDEAVAMRDALVGVTE, encoded by the coding sequence ATGGCTGCGATGAAACCACGTACCGGCGACGGTCCGCTGGAAGTTGTTAAAGAGGGCCGGAGCCTCATTATGCGGGTTCCGATCGAAGGCGGCGGACGCCTGGTCCTGGAGATCAATGACGACGAAGCCGTTGCCATGCGTGATGCTCTCGTCGGCGTAACCGAATAA
- a CDS encoding amino acid ABC transporter permease, which translates to MAASVLYDQPGPRAKVRNRILAVATILVVAGIVWFIISQFAAAGQFAPQKWAFLQSPRIVQGFVQGALNTLTAFGLAAVLSLALGFILAVGRLSDHAWVRAIFSFLVETFRAIPLLILMMLLYYGLPTIDIKLTPFTAVVIALTAYNGSVLAEAIRAGVVSLPKGQAEAAYAVGMRKYQVMTLILLPQAVKSMLPVIISQLVVALKDTALGFVITYQELLYQVKLIGNQISYGYPLIPAAIVGAVMYIGLCLILSGVARYAEYRINKQPGTKKARAKMESVQAS; encoded by the coding sequence ATGGCGGCTTCAGTTCTCTACGACCAGCCTGGCCCACGCGCCAAAGTCCGCAACCGCATCCTCGCGGTCGCCACCATCCTGGTAGTTGCCGGGATTGTCTGGTTCATCATCAGCCAGTTCGCCGCGGCCGGTCAGTTCGCTCCGCAAAAGTGGGCGTTCCTTCAGTCCCCACGCATCGTGCAGGGCTTCGTGCAGGGCGCGCTCAACACTCTGACCGCGTTCGGGCTTGCTGCTGTGCTGTCGCTTGCGCTCGGATTCATCCTCGCGGTTGGGCGTCTTTCGGATCACGCATGGGTGCGTGCGATCTTCTCGTTCCTCGTTGAGACGTTCCGTGCGATCCCGCTGCTGATCCTCATGATGTTGCTCTACTACGGCCTCCCAACGATCGACATCAAGCTGACGCCGTTCACGGCTGTCGTGATCGCTCTGACCGCCTACAACGGGTCGGTTCTGGCGGAGGCGATCCGCGCAGGTGTTGTCTCGTTGCCGAAGGGGCAAGCGGAAGCCGCGTACGCCGTCGGTATGCGTAAGTACCAGGTCATGACCCTGATCTTGCTGCCGCAGGCCGTGAAGTCGATGCTGCCGGTCATCATCTCCCAGCTCGTTGTGGCTCTCAAGGACACCGCGCTTGGTTTCGTGATCACGTACCAGGAGCTGCTGTACCAGGTGAAGCTCATCGGCAACCAGATCTCCTACGGCTATCCGCTGATCCCTGCAGCGATCGTCGGCGCGGTCATGTACATCGGCTTGTGCCTCATCCTCTCCGGTGTTGCACGCTACGCCGAATACCGCATCAACAAGCAGCCAGGTACTAAGAAGGCTCGCGCGAAGATGGAAAGCGTCCAAGCCTCCTAA
- a CDS encoding general stress protein, whose product MTATPDGLGNMFMTIPRGPVLGRYSDYQDAQKVVDFLADNDFPVKNVSIIGNDLKLVERVSGKLTYPKVALQGAMQGAMMGLFFGLIMMLFSPQGVNIATVVLAALLIGAVMWMIFGIIQYALRRGKRDFASTRQVLPASWDVIVNPQVAGQAQALLRKLQDRPVSLPVNEAGNYSQGGGYHGGGYGQGGGYQGGGYGQGDFGRANVDGSPTGNAGQYGGVSGGASSEAEKPSEAGSRASRDPFYADLEDGRPRFGVRREDLEAQKREEATPEPEQPEAEEPEADNSGTDKPEAK is encoded by the coding sequence ATGACAGCTACACCGGACGGCCTAGGCAACATGTTCATGACCATTCCTCGGGGGCCGGTCTTGGGGCGCTACAGCGACTACCAGGACGCCCAGAAGGTGGTCGATTTCCTCGCGGATAACGACTTCCCAGTCAAAAACGTCTCCATTATCGGAAACGACCTCAAACTGGTTGAGCGGGTGTCCGGCAAGCTGACCTACCCTAAGGTCGCTCTTCAGGGGGCGATGCAGGGCGCGATGATGGGTCTGTTCTTCGGACTCATCATGATGCTGTTCTCGCCGCAGGGGGTCAACATCGCGACGGTCGTGCTGGCGGCTCTGCTGATCGGTGCCGTAATGTGGATGATTTTCGGAATCATCCAGTACGCGTTGCGCCGCGGGAAACGAGACTTCGCGTCCACCCGCCAGGTTTTGCCGGCGAGCTGGGACGTGATCGTGAACCCGCAGGTCGCTGGCCAGGCCCAGGCGTTGCTGCGTAAGTTGCAGGATCGTCCGGTTTCGTTGCCAGTCAACGAAGCTGGAAACTACAGCCAGGGCGGCGGTTACCATGGCGGTGGTTACGGCCAGGGTGGTGGCTATCAGGGTGGCGGCTACGGCCAGGGTGATTTTGGCCGGGCTAACGTTGACGGGAGCCCTACCGGGAATGCTGGCCAGTACGGTGGCGTCAGCGGCGGTGCGTCGTCTGAGGCGGAGAAACCGTCCGAGGCGGGGTCGAGGGCTTCGCGTGATCCGTTCTATGCGGATCTTGAGGATGGTCGCCCGCGCTTTGGTGTCCGTCGTGAGGACCTTGAGGCTCAGAAGCGCGAGGAAGCTACACCGGAACCGGAGCAACCCGAAGCCGAAGAACCCGAGGCCGACAATTCGGGAACGGATAAGCCGGAAGCCAAGTAG
- a CDS encoding TIGR00730 family Rossman fold protein: protein MTTSNRLPFDPSHSEVPLPGRRQADHFDRDMLKRSSPIDRGREAWRVLRMQSEFVTAYDTLNELGGAIAVFGSARLGEGTQEYEAARDVGRRLAEAGYAVVTGGGPGTMEGANRGAAEAGGRSVGLGINLPFETGFNAWVDTPVPFHYFFSRKVTFVKYTDGCVVMPGGVGTLDELFEIMTLCQTQKIGSYPIALIGKDFWGPLLEWMEQVLLERGTIGEADVQRPLVTDDIAEAVEFATVHARRPGGAPEDAQD, encoded by the coding sequence ATGACCACCTCTAACCGTCTACCGTTTGATCCTTCGCACTCCGAGGTTCCGCTTCCGGGCCGTCGACAAGCGGATCATTTTGACCGCGACATGCTCAAGCGGTCTTCGCCGATTGACCGTGGCCGCGAGGCGTGGCGCGTTCTGCGCATGCAGTCTGAGTTCGTGACCGCGTACGACACGTTGAATGAACTCGGCGGGGCGATTGCCGTGTTCGGTTCAGCGCGCCTTGGTGAAGGCACGCAAGAGTATGAGGCTGCGCGTGATGTCGGCCGCAGACTCGCTGAGGCTGGCTATGCCGTGGTGACGGGCGGTGGGCCAGGAACTATGGAGGGCGCGAATCGCGGCGCTGCTGAAGCCGGGGGCCGCTCGGTGGGGTTGGGCATCAACCTGCCGTTCGAGACCGGCTTCAACGCGTGGGTAGACACCCCTGTCCCATTCCATTACTTCTTTAGCCGCAAGGTGACGTTCGTGAAGTACACGGACGGTTGCGTCGTGATGCCTGGAGGCGTGGGTACGCTCGATGAGCTTTTCGAGATCATGACTCTGTGCCAGACGCAGAAGATCGGTAGCTATCCGATCGCACTGATCGGTAAGGATTTTTGGGGCCCGCTCCTTGAATGGATGGAACAGGTTCTGCTTGAGCGCGGAACCATCGGTGAAGCGGATGTTCAGCGCCCGCTGGTCACTGACGACATCGCTGAGGCCGTTGAATTCGCGACGGTTCACGCGCGCCGCCCGGGTGGCGCCCCAGAAGACGCGCAAGACTGA
- a CDS encoding amino acid ABC transporter permease — protein MDALAEFWRVLTDNSDIYIRGFKMTLWLFVVSGIGSLILGTIVGAMRVSPVPVMRAVGTFYVNAVRNTPLTLILMFFALGYPKLASSSSSVLPKLDFVQLAMVGLTLYTATYVAEALRSGINTVPLGQAEAARAVGLTFGQSMTQIILPQAFRATVPPMFSVLIALLKNTTVAAAFGVVEAGTIRQYLSERSEPQLQGLIWVAIIFVVLVMFLSMLQRYFERKWKVA, from the coding sequence ATGGACGCGCTAGCCGAGTTCTGGCGAGTACTCACCGACAACAGCGACATATACATCCGCGGTTTCAAGATGACTCTGTGGCTCTTCGTGGTCTCGGGCATCGGTTCCCTCATCCTCGGCACGATCGTCGGCGCGATGCGGGTCTCCCCCGTTCCTGTGATGCGCGCGGTAGGAACGTTCTACGTCAACGCGGTCCGTAACACCCCGCTGACGTTGATCCTCATGTTCTTCGCCCTCGGGTACCCCAAACTCGCATCAAGCAGCAGCTCAGTCCTACCCAAGCTGGACTTCGTTCAGCTCGCGATGGTCGGCCTGACCCTCTACACCGCGACCTACGTCGCGGAAGCTCTGCGTTCGGGTATCAACACCGTACCGTTGGGGCAAGCGGAAGCCGCCCGCGCCGTCGGGCTCACGTTCGGTCAGTCGATGACGCAGATCATCCTGCCGCAGGCTTTCCGCGCAACCGTGCCACCCATGTTCTCGGTGCTCATCGCGTTGCTGAAAAACACGACGGTCGCGGCAGCTTTCGGTGTGGTTGAGGCTGGAACGATCCGCCAGTACCTCTCGGAACGCTCCGAACCTCAGTTGCAGGGCCTCATCTGGGTCGCCATCATCTTCGTGGTGCTCGTGATGTTCCTGTCGATGCTGCAACGGTACTTCGAACGTAAGTGGAAGGTGGCATAA
- a CDS encoding amino acid ABC transporter ATP-binding protein, with protein MTSTVETDTTPVVSLKEVNKHYGPLHVLRDINLDVHRGEVVVVLGPSGSGKSTMCRTINRLETIDNGEILINGKKLPQEGKALAKLRADVGMVFQSFNLFANKTIQDNVTLGPVKVRGVKPAEAKKEALELLNRVGVGNQANKMPSQLSGGQQQRVAIARALAMKPEVMLFDEPTSALDPEMITEVLDIMIQLAKSGMTMIVVTHEMGFARKAADRIVFMADGEIVEEATPEEFFTNPQTDRAKDFLSKLITH; from the coding sequence ATGACATCAACAGTTGAGACGGATACCACACCCGTTGTTTCCCTCAAAGAGGTCAACAAACACTACGGCCCACTTCACGTCCTGCGCGACATCAACCTAGACGTCCACCGCGGTGAAGTGGTTGTCGTCCTCGGCCCTTCTGGCTCCGGTAAGTCCACGATGTGCCGGACGATCAACCGCCTCGAAACCATCGACAACGGTGAGATCCTCATCAACGGCAAGAAGCTTCCTCAGGAAGGCAAGGCGCTCGCCAAGCTACGTGCCGACGTCGGAATGGTTTTCCAGTCCTTCAACCTCTTCGCCAACAAGACCATTCAGGACAACGTGACCCTCGGCCCCGTCAAGGTTCGCGGCGTCAAGCCTGCTGAAGCGAAGAAGGAAGCCCTCGAACTGCTCAACCGAGTGGGTGTGGGCAACCAAGCCAACAAGATGCCATCGCAGCTTTCCGGCGGTCAGCAGCAGCGCGTCGCCATCGCCCGCGCACTGGCCATGAAGCCTGAAGTCATGCTCTTCGACGAACCTACCTCGGCACTCGACCCCGAGATGATCACCGAAGTGCTCGACATCATGATCCAGCTCGCCAAGTCCGGCATGACGATGATCGTCGTGACCCACGAAATGGGCTTCGCCCGCAAAGCCGCAGACCGCATCGTGTTCATGGCAGACGGCGAAATCGTCGAAGAAGCAACCCCAGAAGAGTTCTTCACCAACCCGCAAACCGACCGGGCTAAAGACTTCCTCTCCAAGCTCATCACTCACTAA
- a CDS encoding PHP domain-containing protein yields the protein MRIDLHTHSWVSDGTESPQDVIKQAHQAGLDIVALTDHDAVDGWDAARSAALELGMGWVGGIEISCRVPDTGVTVHMLAYMPDPEDAALVAAMADQRDSRVVRAQMIVERLGVDFPITWEDVLAQTSDGATIGRPHIADALVAANIVPDRSAAFADMLSSKSRYYVDQPAPSPVAAVEMIRAAGGVPVMAHPAAPARGRVIRHADLEDCVDAGLAGVEIYHRDNNETGRAWLHDVARERDLIITGSSDYHGTGKPNRLGENLTEPEQLQKILEQAAPHNRSAYTAGLPAEWLR from the coding sequence ATGCGCATCGATCTTCACACTCATTCGTGGGTTTCCGACGGCACCGAATCCCCACAAGACGTCATCAAACAGGCCCACCAGGCTGGCCTGGACATCGTGGCTCTCACGGATCACGATGCGGTTGACGGCTGGGACGCGGCCCGCTCAGCCGCGCTCGAGCTGGGTATGGGCTGGGTTGGCGGCATCGAGATCAGCTGCCGAGTCCCGGATACCGGAGTCACGGTGCACATGCTCGCTTACATGCCGGACCCTGAGGATGCCGCACTTGTGGCCGCGATGGCTGATCAGCGTGATTCCCGCGTGGTGCGAGCCCAGATGATCGTTGAACGGCTCGGAGTAGACTTCCCGATCACATGGGAAGACGTCCTCGCGCAAACATCCGACGGCGCGACGATCGGCCGCCCGCACATCGCCGATGCGCTCGTGGCCGCCAACATCGTCCCGGACCGCAGCGCCGCATTCGCTGACATGCTCTCGAGCAAGAGCCGCTACTACGTTGATCAGCCCGCGCCAAGCCCCGTTGCTGCGGTCGAGATGATCCGCGCCGCCGGGGGAGTACCGGTCATGGCACACCCCGCCGCACCCGCACGCGGCCGCGTGATCCGCCACGCCGACCTCGAAGACTGCGTCGACGCCGGGCTTGCGGGCGTTGAAATCTATCACCGCGACAACAACGAAACTGGCCGCGCATGGCTCCACGACGTGGCCCGCGAACGCGACCTCATCATCACCGGCTCCTCTGACTATCACGGCACCGGAAAACCGAACCGGCTCGGTGAAAACCTCACCGAGCCGGAACAGCTACAAAAAATCCTCGAGCAAGCCGCACCCCACAACCGCAGCGCCTACACCGCCGGGCTACCGGCAGAATGGCTGCGCTGA
- a CDS encoding twin-arginine translocase TatA/TatE family subunit has product MEFFGINGAEFLILGILAVVILGPDKLPEYTRKLADFIKGIRNYASTAKERFQEEMGDEVNDVDWRKLDPRQYDPRKIIRDALFEDDDAPAAPAQPAASQWKPQGLPNVAAQDLLPADEPAPFDDEAT; this is encoded by the coding sequence GTGGAGTTTTTTGGAATTAATGGTGCAGAGTTCCTGATTTTGGGGATTCTTGCCGTTGTGATCCTCGGGCCAGATAAGCTACCCGAGTACACCCGAAAACTCGCCGACTTCATCAAGGGCATCCGCAATTACGCGAGCACCGCTAAGGAACGTTTCCAAGAGGAAATGGGCGATGAAGTCAACGATGTCGACTGGCGCAAACTTGATCCGCGGCAATACGATCCCCGCAAGATCATCCGCGACGCTCTCTTTGAAGACGACGACGCGCCAGCAGCTCCCGCACAGCCTGCGGCTTCGCAGTGGAAACCGCAAGGCCTCCCGAACGTCGCGGCGCAAGACCTGCTACCGGCCGATGAACCGGCGCCGTTCGACGACGAAGCGACCTGA
- a CDS encoding glutamate ABC transporter substrate-binding protein: MAFSFTRRGKRASAVFATLAAASLALTACGGGEGEAEHVDLDAKKDVKIEGSKTFDKISKDGKVVIGVKEDQPGLGYLDAASGERSGFDIEIARWMAAELGIESDKIEYKVVDSANREQALSNGDVDLYVGTYSITDKRKQQVGFVGPYFLTGQGLLVKKDDDSIKSEKDLKGKTVCSATGSTPLQNIEENFKDTKAVGMDKYSACVSALMDGNVDAVTTDQAILLGYASNDPDNLKVVGEPFTEERYGVGIPKGDTALCTALTESLTSEDGKKTWTKIYDATLGKSGTEVEQPEPDKCN, encoded by the coding sequence ATGGCTTTCTCATTCACCCGCCGCGGTAAGCGCGCAAGCGCTGTATTCGCGACGCTCGCAGCAGCATCACTCGCTCTCACCGCATGCGGCGGTGGCGAAGGCGAAGCAGAGCACGTAGACCTCGACGCTAAGAAGGACGTCAAGATCGAAGGCTCGAAGACCTTCGACAAGATCTCCAAGGACGGCAAGGTCGTCATCGGCGTCAAGGAAGACCAGCCAGGCCTCGGCTACCTCGACGCCGCAAGCGGCGAGCGCTCCGGCTTCGACATCGAAATCGCCCGCTGGATGGCCGCTGAGCTCGGCATCGAATCCGACAAGATCGAATACAAGGTCGTGGACTCGGCAAACCGTGAGCAGGCGCTCTCCAACGGTGACGTTGACCTGTACGTCGGCACCTACTCGATCACCGACAAGCGCAAGCAGCAGGTCGGCTTCGTCGGCCCATACTTCCTGACCGGCCAGGGCCTGCTCGTCAAGAAGGACGACGACAGCATCAAGTCCGAAAAGGACCTCAAGGGCAAGACCGTATGCTCCGCAACCGGTTCGACCCCACTGCAGAACATTGAAGAAAACTTCAAGGACACCAAGGCCGTGGGTATGGACAAGTACTCGGCATGTGTCTCCGCCCTCATGGACGGAAACGTTGATGCTGTGACCACCGACCAGGCGATCCTGCTCGGCTACGCATCCAACGACCCAGACAACCTCAAGGTTGTCGGCGAGCCATTCACCGAGGAACGCTACGGCGTTGGTATCCCTAAGGGCGACACCGCGCTGTGCACCGCTCTGACCGAATCGCTGACCTCCGAGGACGGCAAGAAGACGTGGACCAAGATCTACGACGCAACTCTTGGTAAGTCCGGCACCGAGGTCGAACAGCCTGAGCCAGACAAGTGCAACTAA
- a CDS encoding P-loop NTPase yields the protein MPTAEFSDRSRLSERVRRALSSVQDPELRRPLADLGMLSDVTVTDDGRVSVTVKLTVEGCPMKSRIADDVEAAARTVDGVSDVDVTLDVMSPQERAELVGSLKRTGSPLTKPDTLTRIIAVASGKGGVGKSAVTVNLAAALAAEGYKVGVIDADVLGFSVPGLMGVTDKPTRVDDLILPPVAHGVKVMSIGMFLDSNQPVMWRGPMLHRALEQFVNEVHFGDLDFLLLDLPPGTGDVAISVGQLLPHAGVLVVTTPQAAAAEVAERAGAMAHQVGQKVLGVVENMSFMRMPDGSVSHIFGSGGGELVAQHLSEQVGYPVEVRAQIPLEERLRIGSDEGTPVVLSSEPSEAADALRALARELASAPRGLAGKPLGVTPR from the coding sequence ATGCCAACAGCTGAGTTTTCTGACCGTTCGCGCCTTTCCGAGCGTGTGCGCCGCGCTCTCTCGTCCGTTCAGGACCCGGAGTTGCGCCGCCCGCTCGCGGACCTCGGGATGCTCAGCGACGTCACCGTCACCGATGACGGCCGCGTGAGCGTCACGGTCAAGCTCACCGTTGAAGGTTGCCCCATGAAGTCGCGCATCGCTGACGACGTTGAGGCCGCTGCCCGCACGGTTGATGGGGTGTCCGATGTGGATGTCACTTTGGACGTCATGTCGCCTCAGGAGCGGGCCGAACTGGTGGGCTCACTCAAGCGCACGGGCTCGCCTCTCACGAAGCCGGACACGCTCACCCGCATCATCGCAGTCGCGTCCGGAAAGGGCGGGGTCGGGAAGTCGGCCGTCACTGTGAACCTGGCGGCGGCGTTGGCCGCTGAGGGTTACAAAGTCGGCGTGATTGACGCGGATGTCTTGGGCTTCTCGGTCCCGGGGCTCATGGGTGTCACAGACAAGCCGACCCGCGTCGACGACCTCATCTTGCCGCCAGTCGCGCACGGCGTGAAGGTCATGTCGATCGGCATGTTCTTAGACAGCAATCAGCCTGTCATGTGGCGCGGCCCGATGTTGCACCGCGCGCTGGAGCAGTTCGTGAACGAGGTTCATTTCGGCGACCTCGATTTCCTGCTCCTCGACCTGCCTCCAGGCACGGGCGACGTCGCGATCTCTGTCGGCCAGTTACTCCCTCACGCTGGTGTACTCGTGGTCACGACCCCTCAGGCAGCCGCGGCGGAGGTTGCCGAGCGTGCCGGCGCGATGGCGCATCAGGTTGGCCAGAAGGTGCTCGGCGTGGTCGAAAACATGTCTTTCATGCGGATGCCGGACGGTAGCGTGTCCCACATTTTCGGTTCCGGTGGCGGCGAGCTGGTCGCCCAGCATCTAAGCGAGCAGGTGGGCTATCCGGTTGAGGTTCGCGCGCAGATCCCGCTCGAGGAGAGGCTGCGGATCGGCTCGGATGAAGGCACTCCGGTCGTGTTGAGCTCGGAGCCTTCAGAAGCGGCCGATGCGTTGCGGGCCCTGGCACGCGAACTCGCCTCGGCGCCGCGTGGGCTTGCAGGCAAGCCGCTCGGCGTCACGCCGAGGTAA
- a CDS encoding aminopeptidase P family protein — protein MTNETSDSQFPAQPSAAASAGAGSEQPIEERVNNRSMRPNSEAFREFMASNWAEADHSVTRAASADYAAKRRAALSALFPGERLVLPAGPLKVRSNDTDYRFRPHSGFAHMTGLGTDQEPDAVLVMEPVEEGKGDDGSQHVSTLYFRPMAGRDSKEFYSNARTGEFWIGARHTLETMATQTGLPTEHMDLKLEDAITENAGLPALGGVSVRVVRNVDQVVDALIDTSRINTGFTDLDAEDKKDAKLTEALSELRLIKDEWEVEQMREAVAATASGFENIIANLSRAVDHKRGERVVETSFFARAREEGNDLGYDTIAASGNNATTLHWIRNDGQVNSGELLLVDAGVEVDSLYTADVTRTVPVDGTFTPIQRKIYEAVLDAADQAFAIVKPGITFRMIHDKAAAVLAEHLDEWGLLPVSAEEAVKPSGQQHRRWMPHGVSHHLGLDVHDCAQARQELYQDGIVQEGMIFTIEPGLYFKAEDLAVPEEYRGIGVRIEDDILVTADGAESLTKDIPRTVDEVEAWLKRG, from the coding sequence GTGACTAACGAGACATCTGATTCGCAGTTCCCTGCCCAGCCTTCCGCCGCAGCCTCTGCGGGCGCGGGTTCTGAGCAGCCTATTGAGGAAAGGGTTAACAACCGTTCCATGCGTCCTAATTCTGAAGCTTTCCGCGAGTTCATGGCGTCGAACTGGGCAGAAGCGGATCACTCGGTGACCCGCGCGGCCTCGGCTGACTACGCCGCCAAACGCCGTGCCGCGTTGTCCGCACTGTTCCCGGGTGAGCGCCTGGTGCTTCCGGCGGGCCCGCTCAAGGTACGTTCGAATGACACCGATTACCGTTTCCGCCCACACTCGGGTTTCGCCCACATGACCGGGCTGGGCACTGATCAAGAGCCGGATGCGGTCTTGGTCATGGAGCCTGTTGAAGAAGGCAAGGGCGATGATGGCTCGCAGCACGTCTCGACCCTGTACTTCCGCCCTATGGCTGGCCGCGATTCCAAGGAGTTCTACTCCAACGCCCGCACGGGTGAGTTCTGGATTGGTGCCCGCCACACGCTCGAGACCATGGCGACCCAAACGGGCCTGCCGACCGAGCACATGGACCTCAAGCTCGAGGACGCGATCACTGAGAACGCGGGCCTCCCGGCGCTCGGCGGTGTGAGTGTACGCGTGGTTCGTAACGTGGACCAGGTTGTGGATGCGCTCATCGACACGTCCCGCATCAACACCGGCTTCACCGACCTCGACGCCGAGGACAAGAAGGACGCCAAGCTCACCGAAGCACTGTCTGAGCTGCGACTCATCAAGGATGAGTGGGAAGTCGAACAGATGCGTGAGGCCGTTGCTGCTACTGCGTCTGGCTTTGAGAACATCATCGCTAACCTCTCCCGCGCGGTAGACCACAAGCGCGGCGAGCGCGTCGTGGAGACCTCGTTCTTTGCGCGTGCACGTGAAGAGGGCAACGACCTCGGCTACGACACGATCGCGGCCTCGGGCAACAACGCGACCACTCTGCACTGGATCCGCAACGACGGCCAGGTGAACTCGGGTGAGCTGTTGCTGGTTGATGCCGGTGTTGAGGTTGATTCGCTCTACACGGCCGATGTGACCCGCACTGTGCCGGTGGATGGCACGTTCACGCCGATCCAGCGCAAGATTTATGAAGCGGTTCTGGATGCTGCGGATCAGGCGTTCGCAATCGTCAAGCCGGGCATCACGTTCCGTATGATCCACGACAAGGCTGCCGCTGTTTTGGCCGAACACCTCGATGAGTGGGGTCTACTGCCGGTCAGCGCTGAGGAAGCGGTCAAGCCGTCGGGTCAGCAGCATCGCCGCTGGATGCCGCACGGTGTGAGCCACCACCTCGGCTTGGATGTTCACGACTGCGCGCAGGCACGTCAGGAGCTCTACCAGGACGGCATCGTTCAGGAAGGCATGATCTTCACGATCGAACCGGGCCTGTACTTCAAAGCTGAAGACCTCGCCGTACCTGAGGAATACCGCGGCATCGGTGTGCGCATCGAGGACGACATCCTCGTCACCGCCGACGGCGCCGAGTCCCTCACCAAGGACATCCCACGCACCGTCGACGAAGTTGAGGCCTGGCTCAAGCGCGGCTAG